Proteins co-encoded in one Saccharopolyspora antimicrobica genomic window:
- a CDS encoding STAS domain-containing protein, which translates to PLVSQIPMAALVAVMVLVSVGTFDWHSISPATLKRMPVGETTVMVVTVAVVVATHNLAIGVVVGAITAVVVFARRVAHLVEVTAVTDPDGTEVVYRVTGELFFASSNELVQHFDYAGDPDRVVVDLTDAHIWDASTVAALDAVTTKYASRGKSVEIVGLNTRSAEIHHRLTGELTGG; encoded by the coding sequence GGCCGCTGGTCTCGCAGATCCCGATGGCCGCGCTGGTCGCCGTCATGGTGCTGGTCTCGGTCGGCACCTTCGACTGGCACAGCATCTCCCCCGCCACCCTCAAGCGGATGCCGGTCGGCGAGACGACGGTGATGGTCGTGACCGTGGCCGTCGTGGTGGCCACCCACAACCTGGCCATCGGTGTGGTCGTCGGCGCGATCACCGCGGTGGTCGTCTTCGCCCGCCGCGTCGCGCACCTCGTCGAGGTCACCGCCGTCACCGACCCGGACGGCACCGAGGTCGTCTACCGGGTCACCGGCGAGCTGTTCTTCGCCTCCAGCAACGAACTCGTCCAGCACTTCGACTACGCGGGCGATCCGGACCGGGTGGTCGTCGACCTCACCGACGCCCACATCTGGGACGCCTCCACCGTCGCCGCGCTGGACGCCGTCACCACCAAGTACGCGAGTCGGGGCAAATCGGTCGAGATCGTCGGCCTGAACACCCGCAGCGCCGAGATCCACCACCGGCTCACCGGCGAACTCACCGGCGGCTGA